TCCGACCGCCGCGCAGCAACACCGCCGCGAGCAGCAGCAGCACCGCGAGCACGGCCTGCACCGGCCCGGCGGCGGCCGGCACGTCCCCGGCGGCGGGCAGCGCGGCGGCGGCCAGGCCGGCCGCGACGAACTGCGCGCCGACCGCGACCGGCAGCAGCGGCCGCATCCGGGCCCGGTACTCGGCCTCGGTCGGGGCGGTGGCCAGGTGCCGCCGGCCGGCGTCCCGCAGCCGCCGGGAGGCCAGGTCGGCGGCGCCCGCGGCGAGGGCGAGGACGGTGGCCGGGCCGAGGCCGCCCGCCGCGGCGGGGGCGATCAGCAGGCCCGCGGCGAGCCCGTAGCCGGCCCGGGCCGTCGGGGCGGCCGCCGGCGCGGCCAGGGTGAGCCAGCCGACCGCGAGCAGCGCGGCCGGGACGGCCGCGACCGGGCCGACCACCTGGGCCAGCCAGGGGACGGCGGCCAGCAGCCCGGCGGCCGGGAGGTGCAGGGCGGCGGTGCCGAGCGCGCGGGCGGTGTCCGGGCCCCAGGGCGCCGCGGGCGCGGCCGGGGAGGGCGGCTCCGGGCGGCGCTCCACCCGGGCGTACAGCTCCTCGGCGAGCGAGAAGACGTCGGTGTGCCGGTAGCGGGCCGCCGCGGTGTCGGAGAGCCCCGCGTCCTCCAGCCCGGCGGCGATGTCCAGCGGGTCGACGGCCTGCTCGCAGAGCCGCCGGTGGTCGGCCATCAGCGCCCGGACGGGGTCGCCGGACGGTGCCGGGGCGCGGCCGGGCCGGCTCACCGGCTCGCCTCCGCGAGTGCACCGGGTGCGGCCCGGCCGTCGTCCGGGGCGGGCCCGTCCTGTGGGTGTGGGTCCGGGTCGCCGGCGGTCGGCGCGGCCGGGGTCTCGCGGCTGGTCTGGGGGGCGGGCACCGGCGCACCGGCGACCCAGTACTCGGCGGGGCGGGCGAAGGGTCGCATCCGCTCGGCCGCGGCCGGGAAGGCCGGCCAGCGGGAGACCAGCTCCAGGTAGATCTCGCGGAAGGCGGCGGCCTCCGGCTCCAGGGCGAAGCGCTCCTGGGCGCGCAGCCGGCCGGCCAGCCCGAGCCGGCCGCGCCGCTCCTCGTCGGTGAGCAGGGCGAGGCAGGCGTCGGCCAGCGCACGCGGGCTGCGCGGCGGGACGACCAGCCCGGCCGGGCCGACCACCTCGGGGACGACCCCGACCTCGGTGGCGATCACCGCGCGGCCGCTGAGCATCGCGTCGGCGAGCAGCCGCGGGCTGCGCTGGGAGAGCGCGGTGAAGACGACGGCGCTGCCGGCCGCCCAGGCGTCGGTGGTGGCGGGCGGACGGCCGGCGAAGTCGACGGCCGCGTCGATGCCGAGCTTGCGGGCGATGGACCGGCAGTGCGCCAGGTAGCCGGGGGCGGCCTCCTCGCCGTACATCCGCAGCCGGGCGGCGGGGAGTTCGGCGCGCACCCGGGCGAAGGCGTGCAGCATCAGCTCCGGGTCGCGGCCGGGCTCCAGCGCGCCCGCCCACACCAGGGTGGGTCGCTCGGGCTCGGCCCCGGCCGGCGGCCGGCCCGACTCGGGGGCGGACTCGTGGACGACCCGGATGTGCTCCGGGGCGGCGCCGCAGCGCTCCTGCCAGCGCCGGTCGTAGCCGCTGCCGGGGGTGAGCACCGCGGCCTGCCGGTACGTCTCGGCGGTGAGCTGCCGGAAGAAGGCCAGCAGCAGGGCGCGCACCGGCCAGCGGTAGGGGGCGGTGCGGTAGCCGCGGTACTGCTCGCGCAGGTGCAGGCCGTGCTCGGTGAGCACGAAGGGCACGCCGTGCACGTGCTTGGCGACCAGGGCGGGCAGCACGGCCGGGCCGCCGCCGGCGACGTGGCAGAGGTCGGCGGAGCCGAGGCCGCTCGGGCCGGTGCCGTACCAGGGGGCGGAGAGCGGGCGGAGCAGCTGCTCCAGCAGGTCGCCGGCGACCAGGACGTCGCGGACCAGCGGCTGGCCGGCGGCGGTCTCGGCGCCGGGCGCCCGCCAGACCCGCTCCAGGGTGCGGTGGGCCTGGCCCGAGGCGAGGAAGGCGGGCAGCGCGCCGTCCTCCCGGGCGAGTTCGGCGAGGCGGTACAACGCGGGCCCGAAGCGGACGCGCTCGGCGGGGCGGACGAGCGAGCGGACGAGGTCCTCGTAGGCGGATCCGTAGGCACGGCGGCGGTGCGCGGTGGGCCGCCCGCCGCCCGGGCGGCGGCCCCATATCGGCAGCTCGTGGACGGCGAGCAGGCCGCGCGGAGGCACGCCGGCGAAGTCGCCGCCGCCTCCGGAGCCGAGCAGGTAGAGCTGGAACTCGTGCTCGGCCAGCGCGCCGGCGAGTCGGCCGCACCAGCCGCCTCCCGTGCGCTGGGCGACGGAGAGGTTGCCCTCGGTGAGCAGAGCGATGCGCACGACGACCTCCGGAGCGGTGCGATGGACCTGGATGGGACGCCGACGGGACAGGGAGCCTGATCACCCGGTGACAGCACTGCTCGGAAAGCCGGCGACGGCACCCGCCGCACGGCCGGTACGGGCCGTTCTGGGCCCCGGTGCCGGTTGCCACTCCCCCACACCTGTTCGGTCGGACAGCACGAAGGTAGAGCGGATCGCCGACAACTCCTGGAGCGCCCGCCGCCATGCCACCTGATCGAGTGAAAGGCCGTGACCTGCCGCCGCCCGCCGCGTTGTGCGGGGCGTTCGGGGCCGTCGCGTGCGCCCGCGCGCGACGTCGTCCGCGGTCCGGTCCTACGAGGTCGGGGCCTCCGGTCAGGCCTCGACGAGCAGCTCCCGGACGGCCCGGGCGACCTGCTTGGGGTGCTCCATCATCGCGACGTGCCCGGAGTCGGGCAGCACCAGCAGTCGGGCGTCGGGGAAGGCCTCGCAGGCCCGCTTCGCGGAGCGGTAGGAGACGAGCTTGTCCTTCAGCCCGTACACCAGCAGGACGGGCGCCCGGACGTGTGCGGCCTGCCGCCAGAGCGCCTGGTCGCCGCGCTCGGTGTAGGCGGAGACGATGCCGCGGGCCGAGCCGATGCTGGCCTGCAGCGCGTACGGCAGCCCGAGCCGGCGGCGGTACTCGGCGACGGCGCGGTCCCGGCGGTCGGCGGGGATGCCGTCGACGTCGGCGTAGACCAGCCGCAGCAGTTCCTCGGTGGCCTGCTCGGCGTTCGTGCCGCGGGTGGCGGCCCGGCGGCGCAGCAGCGCGGGCACGCCGGGGACGGCGAGCGCGGCGGTCGGCCAGGCACTGACCTGCGGCGGCAGTTCGGGCAGCGCCGGGGAGATCAGGGTGAGACTGCGGACCAGGTCGGGGCGGAGGGCGGCGAGGCGGACGGAGACGGCGCCGCCGAGCGAGTTGCCGAACAGGTGGACGGGGCCGCGGCCGGACTTCTCCAGGTAGCCGATCACCGCGCGGACGTGGCCGTTGAGGGTGAGGTTGCCGTCCTGCGGCGGCGCGGACCAGCCGAAGCCGGGGAGGTCGATCGCCTCGCCGGCGACCTCGCCGGCGAGCTCGGCCATGAGGTCGGTCCAGTTGTCCGCAGAGCCGCCGAGGCCGTGCACGAAGAGCGCGGGCGGCAGGCCGTCCGCCTCCGCGGGGACGCGCGGCCCGACCGCGAGCACCGCACCCGGGACCTCGACCGTGCGGTGGGGACCGGGATCGCTCTGCACCTGCTGATCAGCGCTCATGAGGCACGATCGTAGTGAGCCGGGGTGCCGTTTCCCCAGTGCCCGGGCCCGTCTCACCCTGTGGACCGGGCGTACGCGGGTCGTATTGTGGGCTCCCGACAAGCGGGTTTCTGCGCTTTACTCGGCTTTCCCAGGCGCAGATCCGGTTACCGAAAAGTAGACTCGGGGCCTGCCGGAGACGCCCAGATCGTGAAGTGAGGACCGCCGTGACGGCCATCCAGGAGGCGCAGGAGCGTCCGCGCGGTGCCCGACTGCCGCGAAGCGCCCGCCGTGAACAGCTGCTCGGAGCCGCTCAGGAGGTGTTCGTCGCGCAGGGCTACCACGCCGCTGCGATGGACGACATCGCCGACCGCGCGGGGGTCAGCAAGCCGGTGCTGTACCAGCACTTCCCCGGCAAGCTGGAGCTCTACCTCGCGCTGCTGGACAAGCACTGCGACGCGCTCGTCGACGCCACCCGCCAGGCCCTC
This genomic window from Streptomyces sp. TLI_235 contains:
- a CDS encoding pimeloyl-ACP methyl ester carboxylesterase, which translates into the protein MSADQQVQSDPGPHRTVEVPGAVLAVGPRVPAEADGLPPALFVHGLGGSADNWTDLMAELAGEVAGEAIDLPGFGWSAPPQDGNLTLNGHVRAVIGYLEKSGRGPVHLFGNSLGGAVSVRLAALRPDLVRSLTLISPALPELPPQVSAWPTAALAVPGVPALLRRRAATRGTNAEQATEELLRLVYADVDGIPADRRDRAVAEYRRRLGLPYALQASIGSARGIVSAYTERGDQALWRQAAHVRAPVLLVYGLKDKLVSYRSAKRACEAFPDARLLVLPDSGHVAMMEHPKQVARAVRELLVEA
- a CDS encoding glycosyltransferase involved in cell wall bisynthesis, with product MRIALLTEGNLSVAQRTGGGWCGRLAGALAEHEFQLYLLGSGGGGDFAGVPPRGLLAVHELPIWGRRPGGGRPTAHRRRAYGSAYEDLVRSLVRPAERVRFGPALYRLAELAREDGALPAFLASGQAHRTLERVWRAPGAETAAGQPLVRDVLVAGDLLEQLLRPLSAPWYGTGPSGLGSADLCHVAGGGPAVLPALVAKHVHGVPFVLTEHGLHLREQYRGYRTAPYRWPVRALLLAFFRQLTAETYRQAAVLTPGSGYDRRWQERCGAAPEHIRVVHESAPESGRPPAGAEPERPTLVWAGALEPGRDPELMLHAFARVRAELPAARLRMYGEEAAPGYLAHCRSIARKLGIDAAVDFAGRPPATTDAWAAGSAVVFTALSQRSPRLLADAMLSGRAVIATEVGVVPEVVGPAGLVVPPRSPRALADACLALLTDEERRGRLGLAGRLRAQERFALEPEAAAFREIYLELVSRWPAFPAAAERMRPFARPAEYWVAGAPVPAPQTSRETPAAPTAGDPDPHPQDGPAPDDGRAAPGALAEASR